A portion of the Corynebacterium ammoniagenes DSM 20306 genome contains these proteins:
- a CDS encoding UPF0182 family protein: MKRPPRILAWVLGIIAAILFIGPLFVGVYTDWKWFGAIDYRGVFNTAIIARVVLFIVTAVIAGLIVWLAGFFVWRGRPDNMDLGDLNSPVYQYRQAIEKSVGTFLKVLPVIIGLITGFMMQGSWRTVLLFINGTDFGETDPQFGLDYGFYAFDLPVLQMIVSSLSMLTIVALIIALVGHYVLGGIRIGNQAAGVKGSLSKPARVQLAVTAGIWMLLKVGDYWLDRYELLYNSNDMFSGASYTDLNAQLPAKIILMVIGVFVAVAFFAAIVLKDLRIPALAVVLMLVSGIVIGGAWPILMERFSVQPNRQAKEAESISRNIEATRYAYGLTDEEVTYVDNWGAEDVSDEKVAADEATISNLRLLDPDILSPTFTQMQQLRNFYGFADTLSMDRYIVDGELRDFVVAAREVDPNALRENQQNWINRHTVYTHGNGFVAAQANRVDEVAQDAGSTRGGFPVFNVSDLQTKAGEEAEGEGETLDAESELGINVEQPRIYYGPVTASAEDSADYAIVGDTGNGPVEFDTDNSTFTYDGKGGVDIGNMFDRVAYALRYQEMNLLLSDRVGSESRILYDRDPRERVEKVAPWLTTDSETYPAVVDGRIKWIVDGYTTLDSFPYAQSENLTEATADALNAQGTQQRLISDEVGYIRNSVKATVDAYDGTVEVYEFDPEDPVLKAWEGVFPGVVKPESEISDELRSHFRYPQDMFKVQRSILARYHVDDPNVFFNNDAFWSVPADPTGTDQENLDQPPYYVVAADPETGEPTFQLISSFRGLSREFLSAHMTASSDPESYGDITVRVLPTNTQTQGPKQAQDAMMSSDQVARDMTLWRGSNDLHNGNLLALPVGGGEILYLEPIYSQRKDQASAFPKLLRVLVSYKGRVGYAPTVDAALEQVGIDSDAAQDIEVVDDGGDAGADDSSEDEAPAQEDTPSAPLPENADAAMTAINEALTGLEEARDGSHAEYGRALDELDEAVQQFQDMQNSAE; the protein is encoded by the coding sequence ATGAAACGACCGCCGCGCATATTGGCGTGGGTGCTCGGTATCATCGCAGCAATACTTTTCATCGGACCATTGTTCGTTGGAGTGTATACGGACTGGAAGTGGTTTGGCGCAATTGACTACCGCGGGGTTTTCAACACCGCAATCATTGCACGAGTAGTACTTTTCATCGTGACCGCGGTAATCGCTGGTCTCATTGTCTGGCTCGCCGGCTTTTTCGTATGGCGTGGTCGACCAGATAACATGGACCTGGGAGATTTGAACTCGCCGGTCTATCAGTACCGCCAAGCCATTGAAAAATCTGTCGGCACCTTCCTGAAGGTCTTGCCTGTCATTATCGGCTTGATCACGGGCTTTATGATGCAAGGCTCCTGGCGCACCGTGTTGCTGTTTATCAACGGCACGGATTTCGGTGAAACCGATCCCCAGTTCGGCCTTGACTACGGCTTTTATGCCTTCGATCTTCCCGTACTGCAGATGATTGTCTCGTCCTTGTCTATGCTGACAATCGTTGCGTTGATTATTGCGTTGGTCGGTCACTACGTCTTGGGCGGAATCCGCATTGGCAACCAAGCCGCCGGCGTCAAGGGCTCTTTGTCTAAGCCTGCGCGCGTGCAGTTGGCTGTCACCGCAGGTATCTGGATGCTGCTGAAAGTCGGTGACTACTGGCTGGATCGCTACGAGTTGCTGTACAACTCCAATGACATGTTCTCTGGTGCCTCGTACACCGACTTGAACGCGCAACTGCCAGCAAAGATCATTTTGATGGTCATCGGCGTCTTTGTTGCCGTGGCGTTCTTCGCGGCAATCGTGCTGAAGGATCTGCGCATCCCCGCACTAGCTGTCGTACTGATGTTGGTATCCGGCATTGTTATTGGTGGTGCTTGGCCAATCTTGATGGAGCGTTTCTCTGTCCAACCAAACCGTCAAGCCAAGGAAGCGGAGTCGATTTCACGAAATATTGAAGCGACCCGCTACGCCTATGGCCTTACCGACGAAGAAGTCACCTACGTGGACAATTGGGGTGCCGAGGACGTCTCCGATGAGAAGGTCGCAGCTGATGAAGCGACGATTTCCAACCTGCGTCTTCTGGATCCAGACATTTTGTCTCCAACCTTTACCCAGATGCAGCAGCTGCGTAACTTCTATGGCTTTGCTGACACCTTGTCGATGGACCGCTACATCGTCGACGGCGAACTGCGTGACTTCGTAGTTGCCGCCCGTGAGGTTGACCCGAACGCTCTGCGTGAAAACCAGCAGAACTGGATTAACCGCCACACTGTATATACCCACGGCAATGGCTTCGTTGCAGCCCAGGCAAACCGCGTTGATGAGGTTGCACAAGATGCAGGCTCTACTCGCGGTGGTTTCCCAGTCTTTAACGTCTCCGACTTGCAGACCAAGGCCGGCGAAGAAGCTGAAGGTGAAGGCGAAACCCTCGATGCTGAATCCGAATTGGGAATCAACGTGGAGCAGCCTCGTATCTACTACGGGCCAGTAACCGCTTCGGCTGAGGATAGTGCGGACTACGCCATCGTCGGCGATACCGGCAACGGTCCAGTGGAGTTTGATACCGACAACTCCACCTTTACCTATGACGGTAAGGGTGGCGTGGACATTGGCAATATGTTTGACCGCGTTGCTTATGCACTGCGCTACCAGGAAATGAACCTGCTGTTGTCAGACCGCGTCGGTTCGGAATCCCGCATTCTCTACGATCGCGACCCTCGCGAGCGTGTAGAAAAGGTAGCTCCATGGTTGACCACCGATTCTGAGACCTACCCAGCTGTGGTCGACGGTCGAATCAAGTGGATCGTAGATGGCTACACCACCTTAGATAGCTTCCCGTATGCACAGAGCGAAAACCTTACGGAAGCTACGGCCGATGCCTTGAATGCGCAAGGTACCCAGCAGCGTCTCATCTCGGACGAAGTGGGCTACATCCGCAACTCCGTCAAGGCAACTGTTGATGCCTACGACGGCACGGTGGAAGTCTACGAGTTCGATCCGGAAGATCCAGTGCTGAAGGCTTGGGAGGGTGTCTTCCCAGGTGTTGTAAAGCCTGAGTCGGAAATCTCCGATGAGCTGCGTTCTCACTTCCGCTACCCGCAGGATATGTTCAAGGTGCAGCGTTCCATCTTGGCGCGCTACCACGTTGATGATCCAAACGTGTTCTTTAACAACGACGCCTTCTGGTCTGTCCCCGCAGACCCAACCGGCACCGACCAGGAAAACCTGGACCAGCCTCCGTACTACGTGGTAGCTGCCGATCCAGAAACTGGAGAGCCAACCTTCCAGCTGATTTCTTCCTTCCGTGGTCTCTCGCGTGAGTTCTTGTCTGCTCACATGACTGCATCCTCGGATCCAGAAAGCTATGGCGATATCACCGTTCGCGTGCTGCCAACGAATACCCAAACCCAGGGTCCAAAGCAGGCGCAGGACGCGATGATGTCTTCGGACCAGGTTGCACGAGACATGACGCTGTGGCGCGGTTCTAACGACCTGCATAACGGTAACTTGCTGGCTCTGCCAGTAGGTGGCGGCGAGATTTTGTACTTGGAGCCGATTTACTCACAGCGTAAGGATCAGGCCTCGGCCTTCCCGAAGCTGCTGCGTGTACTTGTGTCCTACAAGGGTCGTGTCGGTTATGCACCAACCGTTGATGCTGCACTGGAGCAGGTAGGCATTGACTCTGATGCGGCTCAGGACATCGAGGTCGTTGATGATGGCGGCGACGCCGGCGCTGATGATTCCTCCGAGGATGAAGCACCAGCACAGGAAGATACGCCATCTGCACCGTTGCCAGAAAATGCTGATGCAGCAATGACTGCCATCAACGAAGCATTGACTGGATTGGAAGAGGCACGCGATGGCTCCCACGCGGAGTACGGCCGTGCACTGGATGAACTGGACGAGGCTGTTCAGCAGTTCCAGGACATGCAGAACTCAGCAGAGTAA
- a CDS encoding PPA1309 family protein encodes MSSPGFNQQALNKAMMEAVDFVHAEGWEAPPTLFALVPTELVVDQIELDDSSAPLTLVVQDNLPDNILPGSEELAEYVSRIAWPRQVEGAVLAQEIVFKDTAAPDAEPRPARLFSGCLREEGLELTVLQIRPTEEELAEAGPFAEDDIQLRGGPDVAPGVVAALRYGLEQDPDELL; translated from the coding sequence ATGAGTTCCCCAGGTTTTAATCAACAAGCATTAAACAAAGCGATGATGGAAGCCGTGGACTTCGTTCACGCGGAAGGTTGGGAGGCTCCCCCAACGCTTTTTGCCTTGGTTCCTACGGAATTGGTCGTCGACCAAATCGAGTTGGATGACTCCTCTGCCCCGCTGACCTTGGTTGTTCAGGACAATCTTCCAGACAATATTCTCCCTGGCTCAGAAGAGCTTGCCGAATATGTCTCTCGGATTGCGTGGCCACGTCAGGTCGAAGGTGCGGTCCTCGCACAAGAAATTGTGTTCAAAGATACTGCTGCGCCTGATGCCGAGCCACGTCCTGCCAGACTTTTTTCAGGCTGTTTGCGCGAAGAAGGCTTGGAATTGACTGTATTGCAGATTCGCCCAACGGAAGAAGAACTCGCTGAGGCGGGACCGTTTGCTGAAGATGATATTCAACTTCGCGGCGGCCCAGACGTCGCACCGGGTGTCGTCGCGGCATTACGCTATGGGTTGGAACAAGACCCAGATGAGTTGCTGTAG
- a CDS encoding PDZ domain-containing protein produces the protein MSTPSNRRLTTLALGAVPIVALGGLMSIDHIPGTDISLTVPYAAQGPGPTVDTLSNVEGKDVVEISGAETYDTSGQLNMTTVAVRTNMSLSQAIGRWLTTNDTIVPLETVIPTGTSSEEMQQANEQAFVQSEAAATVTAMDYLDIPVHVVVAGVMEESAAVDVVKPQDVVLAVDGQDVAEPAEVQEIIRAKSPGDAVTLTLENDGKKREETVTLGEHPEDSKIPLLGVTMTSAPRDGMNVTYNLQDVGGPSAGMMFSLAVIDKLTEEDITGGHFVAGTGTIAEDGTVGPIGGIEHKIDAAEEAGAELFLAPAANCEAATSRDAGDMVIASVNNLDDAVQAMDDFAHGKEVNTCAP, from the coding sequence GTGAGTACACCGTCGAACCGTCGATTAACCACCTTGGCCTTGGGCGCAGTGCCTATCGTAGCCCTAGGTGGGTTAATGAGCATTGACCATATTCCGGGCACAGATATTTCTCTAACCGTGCCGTATGCGGCCCAGGGGCCGGGACCAACCGTGGATACCTTGTCCAATGTTGAAGGAAAAGACGTCGTAGAAATTTCGGGTGCCGAGACTTATGACACCTCGGGACAGTTGAATATGACCACGGTGGCCGTGCGTACCAATATGTCACTGTCGCAGGCCATCGGCCGGTGGCTAACGACTAATGACACCATCGTCCCGTTGGAAACCGTCATTCCGACCGGTACGTCCTCCGAGGAAATGCAGCAGGCCAACGAGCAAGCCTTCGTCCAGTCGGAGGCAGCAGCTACGGTCACGGCGATGGATTACCTCGATATCCCAGTCCACGTTGTCGTTGCTGGGGTGATGGAAGAATCGGCTGCCGTCGACGTGGTCAAGCCACAAGATGTGGTCTTAGCTGTCGATGGCCAGGACGTGGCAGAACCAGCAGAAGTTCAAGAAATCATTCGCGCCAAATCGCCTGGCGATGCCGTCACGTTGACCTTAGAAAACGACGGCAAAAAGCGCGAGGAAACCGTGACTTTGGGTGAGCATCCGGAAGACTCCAAGATTCCATTGCTCGGGGTGACCATGACCTCGGCACCACGCGATGGCATGAACGTCACCTATAACCTGCAGGATGTGGGCGGGCCTTCAGCCGGCATGATGTTCTCTTTGGCTGTCATCGACAAGCTGACCGAAGAAGATATCACCGGCGGTCATTTTGTGGCCGGTACTGGCACTATTGCCGAAGATGGCACAGTAGGACCCATCGGCGGAATTGAACACAAAATTGATGCCGCTGAGGAAGCCGGCGCGGAGCTATTTTTAGCACCAGCAGCCAATTGTGAAGCAGCAACCAGCCGCGATGCCGGCGATATGGTCATCGCGTCGGTGAACAACCTCGACGACGCAGTTCAAGCGATGGACGATTTTGCCCATGGCAAGGAAGTAAACACCTGCGCCCCGTAG
- a CDS encoding zinc-dependent metalloprotease yields MSNGFGFSFNSDDDDENNRNNPFGFNFGGTGGGGLGDMLNQFGAMLSGMGSSMNSPEGSGPVNYDMAERIARQQLGSEKAISADDTRAVEESVRLADLWLDEHTTLPTASASTEAWNAQTWLEKTMPMWKRMVSPVAQHMADAQLESMPEEAREMMGPIANMMTQMSGMNFGMQLGHALGDLARQALTGSDFGLPVAPTGVNAILPHNIQSIARDLKVPSQEILVYIAAREAARQRLFKHVPWLVERLVSSVEEYAIGLEIDTSHLEEATRELNLESGDPQAIQDAIGKLQGMDLSPRISSRNAAAVSRLETLLALVEGWVEYVVNEALSTRIPSTPAMARAWQNRRDSGGSAEKAFAKVVGIEFGAPKVEAATELWRRSTVAVGIDKRDHVWDHPDLLPSAEHLDNPAAFIDGLLDDNPSDDFDAEFAKLEEMLRNGDSGASEDAELDKSDKDSQKETDESDNTEKKDDDSGESDSDSDDK; encoded by the coding sequence ATGAGTAATGGATTCGGATTTTCATTCAACAGTGATGACGACGACGAAAACAATCGCAACAACCCATTTGGTTTTAACTTCGGCGGAACAGGTGGCGGCGGCTTAGGCGATATGCTTAATCAGTTCGGCGCGATGTTATCTGGCATGGGCAGCTCCATGAACTCCCCAGAGGGTTCAGGCCCCGTTAATTATGACATGGCCGAGCGCATCGCGCGCCAGCAATTAGGTTCGGAAAAGGCTATTAGCGCAGACGATACCCGCGCGGTCGAAGAGTCCGTGCGTTTAGCTGACCTGTGGCTGGATGAGCACACCACGCTGCCTACTGCTTCTGCTTCTACCGAAGCGTGGAATGCCCAGACCTGGCTGGAAAAGACCATGCCCATGTGGAAGCGCATGGTCTCCCCTGTCGCCCAGCACATGGCAGATGCGCAATTAGAGTCCATGCCCGAAGAGGCCCGTGAAATGATGGGCCCGATTGCCAATATGATGACGCAGATGTCTGGCATGAATTTTGGCATGCAGCTCGGTCACGCCTTAGGTGATTTAGCACGCCAGGCGCTCACCGGCTCTGATTTTGGGCTTCCCGTTGCACCAACCGGCGTTAATGCAATTTTGCCGCACAATATTCAGTCCATCGCCCGCGACTTGAAGGTGCCGAGCCAAGAGATCTTGGTTTATATCGCAGCGCGCGAAGCCGCACGCCAGCGTCTGTTTAAGCACGTGCCTTGGTTGGTTGAGCGCTTGGTATCTTCCGTCGAGGAATACGCCATTGGCCTGGAAATTGACACCTCACACTTAGAAGAGGCCACCCGCGAGCTCAACTTGGAATCTGGGGATCCACAGGCCATTCAGGATGCCATCGGCAAGCTGCAAGGCATGGACCTTAGCCCACGGATTTCCTCCCGCAATGCTGCGGCAGTCTCCCGCTTGGAAACCCTGCTGGCTCTGGTTGAAGGCTGGGTTGAATACGTGGTCAACGAAGCGCTGAGCACGCGCATTCCATCCACCCCTGCGATGGCACGCGCATGGCAAAACCGTCGTGACTCCGGCGGATCTGCAGAAAAGGCTTTCGCCAAGGTTGTCGGCATTGAATTTGGCGCCCCGAAGGTCGAAGCCGCCACCGAGCTGTGGCGCCGCTCGACTGTTGCTGTTGGCATCGATAAGCGTGACCACGTATGGGATCACCCAGACCTGCTGCCGTCCGCGGAGCACCTGGATAACCCAGCTGCCTTTATCGACGGCCTGCTCGATGACAACCCATCGGATGACTTTGATGCAGAGTTTGCCAAGCTGGAGGAAATGCTCCGCAATGGTGATTCCGGCGCAAGCGAAGATGCCGAGCTGGATAAGTCAGACAAGGACTCACAAAAAGAGACCGACGAATCTGACAACACTGAGAAGAAAGACGATGATTCAGGCGAGTCTGACTCCGATTCTGACGATAAGTAA
- a CDS encoding M48 family metallopeptidase, producing MSSSSEMPVKVIRSAKRKRTVAARLNGGVLEVRIPGWMSKGEEADAVADMLSRVAKRTTTQHTSDEQLATRAHQLNAKYLENRAKLGSIRWVSNQNTRWGSTSLATGDIRISDRLQKVPDYVLDSVIIHELTHTFIPGHPKEFWQWADRAPKAERAKGYLEAFARFGHAEEAD from the coding sequence ATGTCGAGTAGCTCTGAAATGCCTGTCAAAGTTATCCGCTCTGCCAAACGCAAGCGGACCGTGGCAGCGCGCCTGAACGGCGGAGTTTTAGAGGTCAGAATTCCTGGTTGGATGAGCAAAGGCGAAGAAGCCGACGCTGTCGCGGATATGCTCTCCCGGGTAGCAAAACGCACCACTACCCAGCACACCTCCGATGAGCAACTGGCCACCCGTGCTCACCAACTCAACGCCAAGTACTTGGAAAACCGGGCGAAGCTGGGATCAATTCGGTGGGTGAGCAATCAAAATACTCGCTGGGGGAGTACGTCCCTAGCCACAGGAGATATTCGTATCTCCGACCGGCTGCAAAAGGTACCCGACTATGTGCTGGATTCGGTCATCATTCACGAGCTCACCCACACCTTTATCCCCGGTCACCCGAAGGAATTTTGGCAGTGGGCAGATAGGGCACCAAAAGCAGAGCGCGCAAAAGGCTATTTGGAAGCCTTCGCGCGCTTTGGTCATGCAGAAGAAGCAGACTAA
- a CDS encoding TOMM precursor leader peptide-binding protein translates to MVDVDISERTHFILSPDIGIFLRDSTHIQFGLDSTRAGIIESPNAALLVDVLRTAQHDQPRTQFQWERTFAAAGMTMLAARSLLHDLVEYRIMRALHTSPRIVVLGDSPLAASIRQMCFARGLGVRSPLDWESLQVYLSTMEPGTVVLAIDQLHQAPEIAAALHALPDACSWMPISIVDARGFIGPLRIKGSGPCPLCFELHRAAFDPRWAVITRQLATTTIAPDEQVLAAVTAQAAVIIDWLAGRPLPPGAPHRRFYAGELFDIDIYGKSQHQLVGPHQQCPACFNA, encoded by the coding sequence ATGGTTGATGTAGATATTAGCGAGCGCACACACTTTATTTTAAGCCCAGATATTGGCATTTTCTTACGCGATAGCACGCATATTCAATTCGGGTTGGATTCCACTCGCGCAGGAATTATTGAGTCACCGAATGCCGCTTTGCTTGTCGATGTTTTGCGCACCGCACAGCACGACCAGCCGCGCACGCAGTTTCAGTGGGAACGCACCTTTGCCGCAGCTGGCATGACGATGTTGGCGGCTCGCAGTCTCTTGCATGATTTAGTGGAATACCGAATCATGCGCGCACTGCACACCAGCCCGCGCATAGTGGTCTTGGGTGATTCCCCATTAGCGGCCAGCATTCGCCAAATGTGCTTTGCCCGCGGGCTGGGAGTGCGCTCCCCTCTGGATTGGGAATCTCTCCAGGTGTATTTATCCACCATGGAACCAGGCACGGTTGTACTTGCCATTGACCAATTGCACCAGGCCCCGGAAATAGCGGCCGCGCTGCATGCCCTGCCGGACGCGTGCTCGTGGATGCCGATTTCGATTGTCGATGCCCGCGGCTTCATCGGCCCGTTGCGCATCAAAGGCTCGGGGCCATGCCCGTTATGTTTTGAGCTGCATCGCGCGGCTTTTGATCCGCGCTGGGCCGTCATTACCCGCCAGTTGGCAACAACCACCATCGCTCCTGATGAACAAGTGCTCGCCGCAGTGACCGCACAGGCGGCTGTCATTATTGATTGGTTGGCGGGCCGGCCGCTTCCACCCGGCGCGCCCCATCGGCGGTTTTATGCCGGGGAGCTTTTTGATATTGATATCTACGGCAAGTCCCAACACCAACTGGTCGGCCCGCACCAGCAGTGCCCAGCGTGTTTTAATGCCTAG
- a CDS encoding ATP-dependent DNA helicase UvrD2, whose amino-acid sequence MSSFELDLEALDDDQRVAATAPRGPVCILAGAGTGKTRTITYRIAHMVDQGFVSPQRVLAVTFTSKAAGEMRDRLLSMGVTGVQARTFHAAALRQLRYFWPQVAGDLPWRLVDNKFPIVSRAVRNVGMDPSKETVRDILSEIEWAKASLISADGYVEALKAHDRIAPKDPLKVAKVYQRYEEFKSQPDGMLLDFDDLLIHVAGALENAPAVAEEFRQQYRTFVVDEYQDVTPLQQRVLNAWLGERDDLTVVGDANQTIYSFTGASPDFLLDFSKTYDNATVVKLQRDYRSTPQVTDLANTVIDKAVGRAAGTRLSLEGMREPGPVPKFHAYESEEIEAKEVAGEILTLLNQGVAASEIAILYRTNFQSAVFEEALADAGIVYQVRGGDGFFHRQEILEATRSLHRAARRTDLPNDPVAIAKAAFVDIGLSATEPEGAQARERWQSLSALVDLISTIVRDHPGIDLPGVIVDLQRRASNKQTPTMEGVTLSTLHAAKGLEWDAVFLVGLTEKLLPINQAIKAQDDRGDDEAIEEERRLFYVGITRARIHLLCSWALAKTTGSRASRQRTRFLDGVVPELGDSSAHSSRVSRPKRCRVCNGYLNAPADKVLGRHETCESLADEEVFTALRQWRARVSKDIGKPAYVVFTDATLLSISEALPTDKNSLLSISGVGPRKIEQYGDEVLEVIRGVRS is encoded by the coding sequence GTGAGTTCCTTCGAGTTAGATTTGGAGGCGTTGGACGATGACCAGCGCGTTGCTGCAACCGCCCCGCGCGGCCCAGTGTGTATTTTGGCGGGTGCTGGAACGGGTAAAACCCGCACCATTACCTACCGGATCGCGCACATGGTCGATCAAGGTTTTGTCTCCCCGCAGCGCGTGCTCGCCGTAACCTTTACTTCCAAGGCAGCAGGGGAGATGCGCGACCGCCTGCTTTCGATGGGGGTGACGGGCGTGCAAGCCCGTACTTTCCACGCAGCGGCGCTGCGTCAGTTGCGGTATTTCTGGCCGCAGGTAGCTGGGGATTTACCGTGGCGATTGGTGGATAATAAATTCCCGATTGTCTCTCGCGCGGTCCGCAATGTCGGCATGGATCCATCGAAGGAAACCGTGCGCGATATTTTAAGTGAAATCGAGTGGGCGAAGGCCTCGTTGATTTCTGCTGATGGCTATGTCGAAGCACTCAAAGCACACGACCGCATTGCGCCGAAAGACCCACTAAAAGTGGCCAAGGTCTATCAGCGCTATGAGGAATTTAAGTCCCAGCCCGATGGCATGTTGTTGGACTTTGATGACCTGCTTATCCACGTGGCTGGAGCACTAGAAAATGCCCCTGCGGTAGCAGAAGAATTTCGTCAGCAATACCGCACCTTTGTCGTTGATGAGTACCAGGACGTCACCCCTTTGCAACAACGCGTGCTCAACGCGTGGCTGGGCGAGCGCGATGATCTCACCGTGGTGGGCGATGCCAACCAGACCATTTATTCCTTTACTGGGGCATCGCCGGATTTCCTCCTGGATTTTTCTAAGACCTATGACAACGCCACCGTGGTCAAACTGCAGCGAGACTATCGTTCGACACCGCAGGTGACAGACCTTGCCAATACGGTGATTGATAAAGCAGTGGGACGCGCCGCTGGCACGCGCTTGAGCTTGGAGGGTATGCGTGAGCCAGGCCCGGTGCCGAAGTTCCATGCCTATGAATCCGAAGAAATTGAAGCTAAGGAAGTCGCCGGAGAAATCCTCACCCTGCTCAACCAAGGTGTCGCTGCGAGTGAAATCGCGATTTTATACCGTACGAACTTCCAGTCCGCAGTCTTTGAAGAAGCTTTGGCAGATGCCGGCATTGTCTATCAGGTCCGCGGCGGGGATGGCTTTTTTCATCGACAAGAAATCCTCGAGGCAACCCGCTCGCTACACCGCGCTGCGCGCCGCACCGATCTGCCGAACGACCCGGTAGCGATTGCGAAGGCCGCGTTCGTGGACATCGGGCTATCTGCTACCGAACCCGAGGGCGCACAGGCACGCGAGCGCTGGCAGTCCTTGAGCGCCTTAGTGGATCTGATCTCCACTATCGTGCGAGACCACCCAGGCATTGACCTGCCCGGGGTGATTGTGGACTTGCAGCGCCGCGCGAGCAATAAGCAGACTCCCACCATGGAAGGCGTGACGCTATCCACCTTGCACGCCGCGAAAGGCTTGGAATGGGACGCGGTCTTTTTGGTAGGGCTGACAGAAAAGCTGCTGCCGATTAATCAAGCGATTAAGGCCCAAGATGACCGCGGTGATGATGAAGCCATTGAAGAAGAACGCCGCCTGTTTTATGTCGGCATCACCCGTGCTCGCATCCACCTGCTGTGTTCCTGGGCGCTAGCGAAAACTACTGGTTCTCGCGCATCGCGTCAACGCACGCGCTTTTTGGACGGCGTGGTTCCGGAACTGGGGGACTCCTCGGCGCATAGCTCCCGGGTCTCGCGCCCGAAGCGCTGCCGGGTGTGCAATGGATACCTCAATGCGCCGGCAGATAAAGTACTTGGCCGGCATGAGACCTGCGAATCTTTGGCCGATGAGGAAGTCTTTACCGCCTTGCGCCAGTGGCGGGCACGGGTATCGAAGGATATTGGCAAACCCGCCTACGTAGTCTTTACTGACGCAACCCTGCTGTCTATCTCGGAAGCCCTGCCGACTGATAAAAATAGCCTGCTATCTATCTCCGGGGTCGGCCCACGCAAAATTGAGCAGTATGGTGATGAAGTCCTTGAAGTCATTCGCGGTGTGCGCAGCTAG
- a CDS encoding NAD(+) diphosphatase: MFVPVTETGLVPVDSTGQPILLDAPADSMTVRVNKHPELWACAISEEQARSLGTLASARNFLDDRLITRAIGMMKYRYLNRFDAVTGQRLEFPGTGVVGLPEERRGMLFPRVDPAVISRVHHPEKDAILMGRDKKRPDFFSLIAGYVDIGESLEQAAAREVKEETGFDVVDVTYVASQPWVLSGSLMVGFSAVATYESLILPGPRDGELIEVRWVGKTELEDVNLPGSGSIAHKLLKEWYSQ, encoded by the coding sequence ATGTTTGTTCCGGTGACGGAAACAGGGCTGGTGCCGGTTGATAGCACCGGCCAACCCATCTTGCTAGACGCTCCAGCCGACAGCATGACCGTGCGGGTCAACAAACACCCGGAGTTGTGGGCTTGCGCAATTTCAGAAGAGCAGGCGCGGAGCTTGGGCACATTAGCCTCCGCCCGGAATTTCTTAGATGACCGGCTGATTACCCGCGCGATTGGGATGATGAAATATCGCTATCTCAACCGCTTTGATGCCGTAACCGGCCAGCGTTTAGAGTTTCCCGGCACAGGCGTGGTGGGCTTGCCGGAAGAGCGCCGGGGCATGCTATTTCCACGAGTCGACCCAGCTGTGATCTCACGCGTGCATCATCCCGAAAAAGACGCGATTTTAATGGGACGGGATAAAAAGCGGCCGGACTTTTTCTCACTGATTGCAGGATACGTCGATATTGGTGAATCCCTCGAGCAAGCCGCCGCACGCGAGGTTAAAGAAGAGACAGGCTTTGACGTTGTGGACGTCACGTACGTTGCCTCGCAGCCCTGGGTGCTGTCTGGTTCTTTGATGGTGGGGTTTAGTGCTGTGGCCACGTATGAATCTTTGATACTTCCTGGCCCGCGTGATGGCGAATTGATTGAAGTGCGGTGGGTGGGAAAGACTGAGTTAGAAGATGTGAATCTCCCCGGCAGTGGTTCGATTGCGCATAAGTTATTAAAGGAGTGGTATTCGCAGTGA